The window AATGTACACATACATATAAGGCTACCCCTCTGGGTTAGGGGTacggtctgcgtacactctaccctccccagaccccacttgtgggattttgttgttgttgttgcattgcGGCATAATTTATCCACAGTCCTGAGGTTCTTTCAGCATTACAACTATACTCTATTTCACGGTAAATTATTCTTCTCAACTAAGTTCATTAGTTTAAATCAATGTACACATACATATAAGGCTACCGGCGCAGAGCACTGAAGACAAACACATAAGACTCGTTATATCATCATATCTTCAAATATCAGATATAGCAGTTTGGAGATAGGAGAAGCTGAAAGAACCCATATTTATTGGGATCACTAAAATGCAGGGAACATTTATGCATAATGTAGGAAATGCAACTTCTTTAACTTCAATAAAGAAGTCATTCAATTGCCAAGGCCCTGTAATGTTCAAAGGCATACAACATTATTAACTGCAAAACTAGCAACAAGTAAAAATTCTCAACAAGTCACATTCTAAATTTTAAATGCCTGAATAGCACAATTCAGAATCTATAGTTGACAAAGCCCAACTAATACCAGATTTCTATCATAATCGGCAACAGCTGCAGCAGCATTACACTCTGGCCTTCCTAGCAAGCTTTGACCACTCAGTATGGTATGCTCCTGGCATATCAACTCTCTCATAAGTATGTGCCCCAAAATAGTCCCTTTGAGCCTGCACGAGGTTTGCGGGAAGCCTAGAACGCCTATAGGTATCGAAATACTGAAGACTCGCAGACATTCCAGGAACACTAATTCCTCTCTGGATAGCCAGTCCCACGACTCTCCTCCACGCGGCTTGCCTCTGCACCATCTCCCTTGCAAACTCCGGGTCCACCATCAAGTTAGCCAACCCGGGATTCCTCTGGTACGCCTTCTTAATCCGATCCAAGAACACTGCCCTGATAATACACCCACCTTTCCAGATCCTCGCCATCTCTCCCAAATTCAAATTCCACCCTTTCTCAGCACTCTTTGCCCTCAGCAAATTCATTCCCTGAGCGTAACTACAAATTTTCGACGCGTACAATGCCTGCCTCACATCATCAATCAATCTCTTCTTATCAACACTACTAccatttacatcaaaatttatttCCTCCTTTAATCCTTCCTTCTTAAAAATCCTTGCTGCATCTTCCCTCTCTTCCTTCAACCCACTCATATACCTACTATCCAACGAAGCAGCAATTGTGGGAGCTGCAATTGACAGCTCAGCTGCCTGCTGCACAGTCCATTTTCCTGTTCCCTTCATTCCCGTCTTATCCAAAATCTTATCCACTAACTCACCACTCCCGGTTTTTTCATCCTTCACATTGAATATATCCGCTGTAATTTCAACCAGAAAACTCTCCAGTTCACCACGGTTCCACTCAGCGAAAATATCCGCCAATTCAGAGTTACTCAACCCACCCGCATTCTTCAACACATCGTACGCCTCCGAAATCAACTGCATATCACCATACTCAATCCCATTATGCACCATTTTCACGAAATTACCCGACCCACCTTCGCCAATGTAAGTAACACATGGCCCGTCCTCAACTTGAGCCGCAACTTTCTCGAGAATGTCTTTGATGTTCATGTAAGCCCCGTGGGACCCACCGGGCATGAGCGAGGGTCCATTACGGGCCCCATCTTCACCACCAGAAACACCCATACCCAAATACAAAAGCCCTTTACTCGAAGCTTCACCAATACGCCGTTCAGTGTTCTCGTACCACTCATTACCGCCATCAATAATCGTATCGCCAGGCTCCATGTGTTCAGCTAAAGCTGCAATCGTCTGATCAACGGGGGCCCCAGCTTTAACGAGGATGATAACAGATCTGGGCCGTTGAATCGACAGCACGAAATCACGCGGATTGTACTGACCTGTTAAAGGTAGTTGACCTTCGCGTTGAGCGCGATCTAGGGTTTCGTCAACTTTAGAAGTGGTTCTGTTGTAAACGGAAATCGGGAACCCTTTCTCGGCGATATTTAGGGCTAGATTTTGGCCCATAACAGCTAGACCAGCTAGCCCAATACGAGATAGAGCTTGTGCAGTAGCAGCTCCTTCCATGGCGGAATGAATGAGAAAATTTTAGGAGGAAAGTAGAAAGGAAAAAGGGAGAAAGGGAGATTTTTTTGAGAAGGAAATGAAGAAGTGAGATATATAGTGAAAATGGGAGTAAGGTGAGGTTGGTGGCGGACTCGTCGAGGGAGTGAAAGGGTAGTGGCTGAAACTGCCAACGAGAGGTTGGCGTACTCGTCGATATTTTCTATTAGTAATTCATAGGGATTGTTTGGGTTATGTAAATGAACAATTGTATCAAGATTATCATAATAGATtaattataataatatataaGTTATATCATAAATATTGTTTATTTTAAGGTTTTATCCACTCATTATTAGTTCAAATATTCTTGTTTCATAATGTATAgaattttgaatatatatatatatatatcgtaaaATTTATACTTGTATTGACGATATCGTGTTCAGATTTTAATAAAAAACTATGCTAAATTATGCAGAGATTAATAACTCAAACCAAAGTTATTATGTGGAGAATATGTATGAAATAATACAAAATTTTATACTAACAATAAATGCTTTATAAATGATACATCAATTATACTAAAAATTTACCTTCATTAGTTACAAATAGTGGGTCCCTTCGAGGACATCGGATAAAAAAGTTACAaatagtggtggcaaaatggattaaaaatccatattatctattaaaaatgagttgaataataaactttttaaaaatagatCAAATATGGTATGGATAAgatccatattatccacttaaaaaatagataattaatggataactaatgagtttaacttttagaTTTTCAAAGACTCAAATTGGGGGtttctcaagtttgggagactaaaTTCTCTCAAAAGTaacatattcaagaagccatggataatatgattATCCATATTATCAGCCAGTTAACCCATTTTTTTCATATTAAATATAATTCTGATCGAATTATTTATCCGTTTTTGCAGTACCCATTATCGATTAGCCCTTTTGCCACCCCCTAGTTACAAATATTTAACATAATATCTAATATATATTGGTGAAA is drawn from Nicotiana tomentosiformis chromosome 12, ASM39032v3, whole genome shotgun sequence and contains these coding sequences:
- the LOC104117016 gene encoding 6-phosphogluconate dehydrogenase, decarboxylating 3, chloroplastic; the encoded protein is MEGAATAQALSRIGLAGLAVMGQNLALNIAEKGFPISVYNRTTSKVDETLDRAQREGQLPLTGQYNPRDFVLSIQRPRSVIILVKAGAPVDQTIAALAEHMEPGDTIIDGGNEWYENTERRIGEASSKGLLYLGMGVSGGEDGARNGPSLMPGGSHGAYMNIKDILEKVAAQVEDGPCVTYIGEGGSGNFVKMVHNGIEYGDMQLISEAYDVLKNAGGLSNSELADIFAEWNRGELESFLVEITADIFNVKDEKTGSGELVDKILDKTGMKGTGKWTVQQAAELSIAAPTIAASLDSRYMSGLKEEREDAARIFKKEGLKEEINFDVNGSSVDKKRLIDDVRQALYASKICSYAQGMNLLRAKSAEKGWNLNLGEMARIWKGGCIIRAVFLDRIKKAYQRNPGLANLMVDPEFAREMVQRQAAWRRVVGLAIQRGISVPGMSASLQYFDTYRRSRLPANLVQAQRDYFGAHTYERVDMPGAYHTEWSKLARKARV